In Pseudoalteromonas xiamenensis, the following are encoded in one genomic region:
- a CDS encoding DegT/DnrJ/EryC1/StrS family aminotransferase translates to MEKYKAQGVPTMVYYGTCMHEQTAFADLGYKSGDFPVAERLAKSVFSLPMHGYLVK, encoded by the coding sequence ATGGAAAAGTACAAAGCGCAAGGTGTTCCAACGATGGTATACTACGGCACTTGTATGCACGAACAAACCGCGTTTGCTGATTTAGGCTACAAGTCGGGTGATTTCCCGGTGGCAGAGCGCTTAGCAAAGTCGGTATTTAGCTTGCCAATGCATGGCTATTTGGTGAAATAG
- a CDS encoding DegT/DnrJ/EryC1/StrS family aminotransferase, protein MKTQTQGFGGEINGKRAGSFGDIATTSFFPAKPLGCYGDGGAIFTNNDDYAQLIKSLRVHGKGKDKYDNIRIGMNSRLDTIQAAVLLEKLVAFPQELTNRNIAAEKYHSELKEQYKTPVVPAGYVSLMDSIYACGRG, encoded by the coding sequence TTGAAGACGCAGACGCAAGGTTTTGGTGGTGAAATCAACGGCAAGCGCGCTGGCTCATTTGGTGATATTGCGACAACCAGTTTCTTTCCAGCTAAGCCATTAGGTTGTTATGGCGACGGCGGTGCAATTTTTACTAATAATGACGACTATGCACAACTCATCAAATCTTTACGCGTGCATGGCAAAGGTAAGGATAAATACGACAATATTCGTATTGGCATGAACAGTCGTTTAGATACCATTCAAGCCGCCGTTTTGCTTGAGAAGTTAGTAGCCTTTCCGCAAGAGCTTACCAACCGTAATATCGCCGCTGAGAAATATCACTCAGAATTGAAAGAGCAGTATAAAACGCCAGTAGTGCCAGCGGGATATGTGAGTCTCATGGACTCAATATACGCTTGTGGCAGAGGATAG
- the rfbA gene encoding glucose-1-phosphate thymidylyltransferase RfbA, which produces MKGIVLAGGSGSRLYPITPGISKQLLPVYDKPLIYYPISVLMLAGIRDILIITTPDDLLSFRRILGTGEQFGVSFNYAIQPEPKGIAQAFIIAEEFIGNDNVCLVLGDNVFYGQGFTPKLMAVAARKQGASVFAYQVVDPERFGVVEFDDNFNALSIEEKPEVPKSDYAVTGLYFYDNQVVELAKKLEPSNRGELEITDINKVYMKQQQLSVELLGRGFAWLDTGTPDSLLEASHFVQTIERRQGLKIACLEEIAYLKGWLSAEIIFERFKGQQNTYATYLKQLVSKSSAHNKKRIERNG; this is translated from the coding sequence TTGAAAGGGATAGTACTCGCCGGTGGTTCTGGTTCTCGTCTGTATCCAATTACTCCTGGGATTTCAAAACAATTATTGCCGGTCTATGACAAGCCATTAATTTACTATCCAATCTCTGTGCTAATGTTGGCTGGAATTCGGGATATTCTCATTATTACAACGCCAGACGATTTACTTAGTTTTCGACGAATACTGGGAACTGGAGAACAATTTGGCGTTTCGTTCAATTACGCGATTCAACCAGAGCCTAAAGGCATCGCGCAAGCATTTATTATAGCCGAGGAGTTTATTGGCAACGATAATGTATGTTTAGTGTTAGGTGATAATGTGTTTTATGGTCAGGGTTTCACCCCGAAACTAATGGCTGTTGCGGCACGCAAACAAGGTGCCAGTGTTTTTGCCTATCAAGTCGTCGACCCAGAGCGTTTTGGTGTTGTGGAGTTTGATGATAACTTTAACGCGCTTTCTATAGAAGAAAAACCCGAAGTACCGAAATCGGATTATGCGGTTACTGGATTGTACTTTTACGATAATCAAGTAGTTGAACTAGCAAAGAAGCTCGAACCCTCGAATAGAGGCGAGCTAGAGATTACCGACATAAATAAAGTGTATATGAAACAACAGCAGTTGAGTGTGGAGTTATTAGGCAGAGGGTTTGCATGGCTAGATACTGGAACGCCGGATAGTTTATTGGAGGCCAGTCATTTTGTGCAAACGATCGAACGCAGACAAGGACTGAAAATTGCCTGTCTTGAAGAAATAGCTTATCTCAAAGGGTGGTTGAGTGCTGAGATTATTTTTGAACGATTTAAAGGACAGCAAAATACTTATGCAACCTATTTAAAACAGTTAGTTTCAAAATCCTCAGCACATAACAAAAAAAGGATTGAACGTAATGGTTAG
- a CDS encoding acyltransferase, which produces MDYHVHPSAIVDEGAQIGENTRVWHFVHICGGAKIGSGCSLGQNVFVGNRVTIGNNVKVQNNVSIYDNVFVEDDVFCGPSMVFTNVYNPRSFIERKTEYRDTFVKRGATLGANCTIVCGVTIGEYALVGAGAVINKDVKPFALMVGVPAKQIGWISKYGEQLELPLQGQGEATCPHTGDKYVLRDGLVELISK; this is translated from the coding sequence ATGGATTATCACGTACATCCAAGCGCTATCGTTGATGAAGGTGCGCAAATCGGTGAAAATACACGGGTTTGGCATTTTGTGCATATATGCGGCGGTGCAAAAATTGGCTCAGGGTGTTCTCTGGGTCAAAACGTTTTTGTTGGTAATCGTGTAACGATTGGTAACAACGTAAAAGTTCAAAACAATGTGTCAATCTACGACAATGTGTTTGTTGAAGATGATGTGTTTTGCGGACCAAGTATGGTTTTTACCAACGTCTATAACCCTCGCTCCTTTATTGAACGTAAAACCGAATACCGTGACACCTTTGTAAAACGTGGTGCAACACTTGGTGCAAACTGTACGATTGTGTGTGGCGTGACTATTGGTGAATACGCTCTGGTTGGTGCTGGTGCGGTTATTAACAAAGACGTAAAACCGTTTGCGCTTATGGTAGGTGTACCAGCGAAACAAATCGGTTGGATAAGCAAGTACGGCGAGCAGCTTGAGTTACCACTACAAGGTCAAGGTGAGGCGACCTGCCCACATACTGGTGATAAATACGTATTGCGCGACGGACTCGTCGAGTTGATTTCTAAGTAA
- a CDS encoding Gfo/Idh/MocA family oxidoreductase: MKNFALIGAAGYIAPRHLRAIKDTGNNLVAAMDINDSVGIMDSHFPDAEFFTEFEDFTAFVEDQALKGNKLDYIAICSPNYLHAPHMKYALKNGIDVICEKPLVLHSEDMDVLKEYEQKYGAKVNSILQLRLHPSIIALREKVAAAPADKVFDVDLTYMTSRGKWYMKSWKGFDHKSGGVATNIGVHFYDMLHFIFGDLKSNEVHFRDEKTASGYLEYERARVKWFLSIDANNLPENAVKGEKLTYRSITINDGAKTEELEFSGGFTDLHTQSYQNVLAGNGFGIDENRVAIATVEDIRTQAVVAAGDKAHPLLTKVL, from the coding sequence ATGAAAAACTTTGCATTAATCGGTGCCGCTGGATATATCGCACCTCGTCACTTACGCGCAATTAAAGATACGGGTAATAATTTGGTTGCTGCAATGGATATCAATGACTCCGTAGGAATAATGGACAGTCATTTCCCAGACGCAGAGTTTTTTACCGAATTTGAAGACTTCACTGCATTTGTTGAAGATCAAGCGTTAAAGGGTAACAAGCTAGACTATATCGCAATTTGTAGCCCTAACTATTTGCATGCGCCGCACATGAAATACGCGCTTAAAAATGGCATTGATGTTATCTGTGAAAAGCCACTAGTACTGCACTCAGAAGATATGGATGTGCTTAAAGAATATGAGCAAAAATACGGTGCCAAGGTTAACTCTATTCTTCAACTACGCCTGCATCCATCGATTATTGCACTGCGTGAAAAAGTAGCAGCGGCACCAGCGGATAAAGTGTTTGATGTTGACCTAACGTACATGACGTCACGTGGAAAATGGTATATGAAGTCATGGAAAGGCTTTGACCACAAATCCGGTGGTGTTGCAACAAACATCGGTGTGCATTTCTATGACATGCTACATTTCATCTTTGGTGACTTAAAAAGTAACGAAGTGCACTTTAGAGATGAGAAAACGGCAAGCGGATACTTAGAATATGAGCGCGCGCGCGTTAAGTGGTTCTTATCTATCGATGCAAACAACCTACCAGAGAATGCGGTAAAAGGGGAAAAACTCACTTACCGTAGTATCACGATTAATGACGGTGCAAAGACGGAAGAGCTTGAGTTTTCGGGTGGCTTCACCGATTTGCATACGCAGAGCTATCAAAATGTTCTTGCAGGTAATGGTTTTGGGATTGATGAAAACCGCGTTGCCATTGCCACGGTTGAAGATATCCGTACTCAGGCTGTTGTAGCCGCTGGTGACAAAGCGCACCCACTTCTCACAAAGGTCCTGTGA
- a CDS encoding WecB/TagA/CpsF family glycosyltransferase has translation MLVILDKLKSSMDIIEQFEATINKPVGHTQAISFVNPYSYLKLRDELNILRGLDGLYTDAISSALTFSMLLGKHIPRTSFDLSSFALYFLERANEEKLKVFLLGAKKEELEKTVAIFKANYPEIDIVGYRDGYFDDDEAVIKQISDSGAEYVLCGMGTPRQDRFAIKLKQTQTGQVKQIYTCGGFLHQTSERLHYYPKWVDKLHLRWLYRAFDDSYVWERLFVHYPKFFFLILGDRLKDQKDIEVNV, from the coding sequence ATGCTCGTAATTTTAGATAAGCTTAAATCGTCAATGGATATAATTGAGCAGTTTGAAGCGACGATCAACAAGCCTGTTGGTCATACCCAAGCGATTAGTTTTGTAAATCCTTACTCTTACCTAAAATTACGCGATGAGTTGAATATCTTAAGAGGCTTGGATGGGCTTTATACTGACGCCATCTCATCAGCATTAACGTTCAGTATGTTACTCGGTAAACACATTCCTAGAACAAGTTTCGATTTAAGCTCGTTCGCTCTGTACTTTCTTGAACGAGCCAACGAAGAAAAACTTAAAGTTTTTTTACTAGGCGCTAAAAAGGAAGAACTGGAAAAAACAGTTGCAATATTTAAGGCCAACTACCCAGAAATTGATATTGTTGGATACCGAGATGGCTATTTTGATGATGATGAAGCGGTTATTAAACAAATTTCAGACAGCGGTGCGGAATACGTGTTATGTGGTATGGGAACGCCTCGCCAAGATAGATTTGCAATAAAGTTAAAACAAACTCAAACTGGTCAAGTAAAACAAATTTATACCTGCGGTGGATTTTTACATCAGACATCGGAACGTTTACACTACTATCCAAAATGGGTTGATAAGCTACATCTTCGTTGGCTGTATCGTGCATTTGACGATTCATACGTCTGGGAGAGACTGTTTGTTCATTACCCTAAATTCTTTTTCTTGATTTTAGGTGATAGACTTAAAGACCAAAAAGATATTGAAGTAAACGTATAG
- a CDS encoding glycosyltransferase, with protein MKLISFLEGWPDLIIHSVSDVDCKKISWLHCGFDLYSSLNPVRWFFNKYAVQSSVINCVSNYVKSSISNIKNTKTVYNFIDIDYIEQKATEEAIDDPRFIDENKKHIVAVGRMVYQKNFEFLLRAVKEYTKHDSAIVLHLLGDGELRKSLEDLVTKLGIEDHVNFVGFVNNPYKYIKNADLVCMTSHFEGLPTVVIESAVLGTPVITTKCGARELLELFNFPNEIEFDERVYASEIAKALTTRFEPIDRTLFEEKFSFDNFLNNMK; from the coding sequence ATGAAGCTCATTTCATTTCTCGAAGGTTGGCCTGATCTTATCATTCACTCTGTTAGCGACGTAGATTGTAAAAAAATTAGCTGGTTGCATTGCGGTTTTGATTTATACAGTTCACTTAATCCGGTTCGATGGTTTTTTAACAAATATGCCGTCCAGTCATCGGTTATCAATTGCGTATCAAATTATGTAAAAAGTTCAATTTCGAACATCAAGAACACTAAAACCGTCTACAACTTTATCGATATCGACTACATAGAGCAAAAGGCTACTGAAGAAGCGATTGACGACCCGCGTTTTATCGATGAGAACAAAAAGCATATCGTCGCTGTCGGACGAATGGTTTATCAAAAAAACTTCGAGTTTCTTCTAAGAGCTGTTAAGGAATATACAAAGCACGATTCAGCAATTGTATTACACTTGCTCGGTGATGGTGAATTACGAAAGTCGCTCGAAGACCTCGTGACAAAATTGGGTATTGAAGACCACGTTAACTTCGTTGGGTTTGTCAACAACCCTTATAAATACATAAAAAATGCCGATCTAGTTTGTATGACATCTCATTTTGAAGGTCTCCCAACGGTTGTCATTGAATCTGCTGTATTAGGAACACCTGTGATCACTACTAAATGTGGTGCTCGTGAATTATTAGAGCTGTTCAACTTTCCCAATGAAATTGAGTTTGACGAAAGGGTGTACGCCTCTGAGATTGCGAAGGCTTTAACAACTCGGTTTGAACCTATTGATAGAACGCTTTTTGAAGAGAAGTTCTCGTTTGATAACTTTTTAAACAACATGAAGTAA
- a CDS encoding sulfotransferase family protein, translating into MGKQYDHGNWIAQSKHDIPDFMIIGAMKSGTTTLHEMLNRHPDIAIPRGELFFFSQDDIAEHPNFASRDSHGLTGRASSEHYPDWSWYREQQKVATNARLCGEDSTTYLCSKRAITRIAMQPKPVKLIVMLRHPTLRAYSQYWHMVRARRALYSFDDTLRFMPQQLLSRSHYLSQLEWVYQHVPRAQVKVIQFETFIHHPQQVLDDVSDFLEIDRAKFPEDTFTMHENAGQLPRFLTLELIFNRVKRGHDGLSSSHFSKTKSEKRVSRALYRILNPLVNKRPPKMNVATKQYLDMYFQQELEGLDEARWTTTTCNLV; encoded by the coding sequence ATGGGTAAGCAGTACGATCATGGCAATTGGATTGCCCAATCAAAACACGATATTCCAGATTTTATGATCATTGGTGCTATGAAGTCAGGCACGACCACACTGCATGAAATGTTAAATCGTCATCCTGACATCGCTATTCCTCGTGGCGAATTGTTCTTTTTTTCTCAAGATGATATTGCCGAACATCCGAATTTTGCCTCGCGCGATAGTCATGGTTTAACCGGTCGAGCATCGAGCGAGCATTATCCCGATTGGAGTTGGTATCGTGAACAGCAAAAAGTGGCAACGAACGCTCGTTTATGTGGTGAGGACAGCACCACCTATTTGTGTTCAAAGCGTGCCATTACGCGTATAGCGATGCAACCCAAACCGGTTAAATTGATAGTGATGTTGCGCCATCCAACGCTGCGTGCATATTCACAATATTGGCATATGGTGAGAGCGCGCAGAGCACTGTATTCTTTTGATGATACCTTGCGATTTATGCCGCAGCAGTTGTTGTCACGTAGTCATTATTTATCTCAATTAGAGTGGGTTTACCAACATGTTCCACGCGCGCAGGTAAAGGTGATTCAATTCGAAACCTTTATTCATCATCCTCAGCAAGTGTTAGACGATGTCAGTGATTTTTTAGAGATTGATCGTGCCAAATTTCCTGAGGATACATTTACTATGCATGAGAACGCGGGCCAATTACCGCGGTTTTTAACGTTAGAACTTATTTTCAATCGCGTAAAGCGTGGTCATGATGGACTAAGCTCCTCACATTTCTCTAAAACCAAGTCTGAAAAGCGAGTGTCGCGCGCGTTGTATCGTATTTTAAACCCATTGGTAAACAAGCGTCCGCCAAAAATGAATGTAGCGACAAAGCAGTATCTTGATATGTATTTTCAGCAAGAGCTTGAAGGCTTGGATGAGGCTCGTTGGACAACCACTACTTGCAACTTGGTTTAA
- a CDS encoding glycosyltransferase family 4 protein has translation MKKHIILTSNAYYPNLGGIENSLFYLAKSFMQSGTEVDIVVSDVNGMNDEVLPRFEVIDGVNVHRYGAKTALPLLGSISSFYVLYCLLKKLKQPQTLGVVSRFHHTTWIAKLARIGKVLYLVPGVVAHQDAPHNLQLVDGLKRFKLVAKQKLHALSQRIAFKYADEVFVFSQNMLKQVNQVIGKSGAHIQIVKPGVDTDRFCPPTLSEKKASRESLNITMDKVLVVAIGRFVRAKGFHHLIQAMNHLSDVHLIIVGDGPQKGELEQVIADHKLESVVTLLPFTPEPLMYYQAADVFVMSSTYEPLGQTILEALSVGLPIVAFEPSLVPDTATFELLGSEHASYASSLNGNALALAISNAHAQYQDEGFVLKNRLLAQEMFDWDKLSRDLLLKTAK, from the coding sequence ATGAAAAAACACATCATCTTAACCAGCAATGCTTATTACCCTAATCTAGGTGGTATTGAAAACTCACTTTTTTATTTAGCCAAATCTTTTATGCAAAGCGGTACTGAGGTTGATATTGTGGTGAGTGATGTCAATGGAATGAATGATGAGGTTTTACCTAGGTTCGAGGTGATTGATGGCGTAAATGTACATCGTTATGGTGCAAAAACAGCACTTCCTTTATTGGGGAGTATCAGTAGTTTTTACGTGTTGTATTGTTTGTTAAAAAAACTCAAGCAGCCGCAGACTTTAGGCGTGGTAAGTCGTTTTCACCATACCACCTGGATAGCAAAACTAGCTCGAATTGGAAAAGTGCTGTATTTGGTCCCTGGTGTAGTTGCACATCAAGATGCGCCACATAATTTACAGCTTGTTGACGGGCTTAAACGGTTCAAACTTGTGGCAAAGCAAAAACTGCATGCACTTTCACAGCGGATTGCGTTCAAATATGCTGATGAAGTATTTGTTTTTAGCCAGAATATGCTCAAGCAAGTAAATCAAGTTATAGGTAAGTCAGGCGCGCACATTCAAATCGTGAAACCCGGTGTAGACACGGATAGATTTTGTCCTCCAACTTTAAGTGAAAAAAAGGCGTCGCGTGAGTCCTTGAATATTACGATGGATAAAGTTTTGGTCGTGGCTATCGGGCGTTTTGTTCGAGCAAAAGGGTTCCACCATCTCATTCAAGCGATGAATCATTTGAGCGACGTTCATTTAATCATAGTTGGTGATGGCCCACAAAAAGGCGAGTTAGAGCAAGTAATTGCAGATCATAAACTCGAAAGCGTTGTAACGCTGTTACCATTTACCCCTGAACCATTAATGTATTATCAAGCCGCGGATGTATTTGTGATGTCTTCAACTTACGAGCCTTTGGGGCAAACGATATTAGAAGCGCTGTCTGTAGGATTACCAATTGTAGCATTCGAGCCTTCGTTAGTTCCTGACACCGCAACGTTCGAGCTGCTAGGTTCTGAGCATGCAAGTTATGCATCAAGTTTAAATGGAAACGCTTTAGCATTAGCGATTTCAAATGCCCATGCGCAGTACCAAGATGAAGGTTTTGTATTAAAAAACAGATTGTTAGCACAGGAGATGTTTGACTGGGATAAATTATCGAGAGATTTGCTCCTCAAAACAGCGAAGTAA
- the rfbB gene encoding dTDP-glucose 4,6-dehydratase: MQQLRFLVTGGAGFIGSALVRFLINRTNSVVLNIDKLTYAASLSSLESVSASSRYSFVHADICDHQKMVELFNDFRPDKIIHLAAESHVDRSIGGPGAFIQTNVVGTFTLLEAARQYFCSLSQTQQAGFRFHHVSTDEVYGDLSEADLPFTETHRYEPSSPYSASKAASDHLVHAWSRTYKLPCSISHCSNNYGPFHFPEKLIPLTIISALQNKSIPVFGDGLQIRDWLFVEDHVEAIYDIVIQGKVGETYNIGGNCERTNLAVVTSICEILDRLQPSKTVVSYKELIQFVTDRAGHDRRYAIDVSKLTNELNWYSSVTFEEGLERTVSWFIDNKNWWQNISATERLGVVRN; this comes from the coding sequence ATGCAGCAATTAAGGTTTCTGGTTACTGGTGGGGCTGGTTTTATTGGCTCTGCTTTGGTTCGTTTTTTAATAAACAGAACAAACTCAGTTGTTTTGAATATCGACAAGTTAACCTATGCAGCAAGTTTGTCCTCCCTTGAATCTGTTTCAGCCAGTTCACGTTATTCATTTGTCCATGCGGATATTTGTGATCATCAAAAGATGGTTGAGTTATTCAACGATTTTAGGCCCGATAAAATCATTCACCTTGCAGCAGAAAGTCATGTTGATCGATCTATTGGTGGACCAGGTGCTTTTATCCAAACAAATGTCGTCGGAACTTTCACGCTGCTTGAAGCCGCTAGACAATATTTTTGTTCTTTGTCTCAGACTCAACAAGCTGGTTTTCGTTTCCATCATGTCTCAACCGACGAAGTTTACGGTGATTTGTCTGAAGCCGATTTACCGTTTACAGAGACTCACCGATATGAGCCAAGTTCACCTTATTCTGCTTCTAAAGCAGCAAGTGACCATTTAGTTCACGCATGGAGCAGAACGTACAAACTACCTTGTTCTATTAGTCATTGCTCCAATAATTATGGACCATTCCATTTTCCTGAAAAGCTTATTCCTCTAACTATTATTAGTGCGTTGCAAAACAAATCTATCCCTGTATTTGGTGATGGTTTGCAGATCCGAGATTGGTTGTTTGTTGAAGATCATGTTGAAGCAATTTATGACATTGTCATTCAAGGGAAAGTCGGAGAAACCTATAATATTGGCGGAAATTGCGAGCGAACTAATTTGGCCGTCGTTACTTCTATTTGCGAAATTTTAGATAGGCTTCAGCCAAGTAAAACAGTTGTTTCTTATAAAGAGCTTATCCAATTTGTTACCGACAGAGCAGGACATGATCGCCGTTACGCCATTGATGTTTCAAAGCTGACAAATGAGCTTAATTGGTACTCAAGCGTAACGTTCGAAGAAGGTTTAGAACGGACTGTAAGCTGGTTCATAGATAACAAAAACTGGTGGCAAAATATTAGTGCTACAGAACGTCTTGGGGTGGTGAGGAATTGA
- a CDS encoding DegT/DnrJ/EryC1/StrS family aminotransferase: MQFIDLAAQYQHLKDKIDARIQAVLDHGHYIMGPEVAELEEKLADYVGVKHAITCANGTDALTLVMMALDIKQGDAVFCPTFTFFATAEVVAYEGATPVFVDSNEDTFNICPIDLEKQIQKVIAEGKLTPKAIIAVDLFGLPANYPEIQRIATQYGLKLIEDADARFWW, translated from the coding sequence ATGCAGTTTATTGATTTGGCAGCGCAATATCAGCATCTTAAAGATAAAATTGATGCGCGTATTCAAGCTGTGTTAGACCATGGTCATTACATCATGGGGCCGGAAGTGGCTGAGCTGGAAGAAAAGTTAGCTGATTACGTTGGTGTGAAACATGCAATTACCTGCGCCAATGGTACAGATGCCCTCACACTCGTCATGATGGCGCTAGATATTAAACAAGGCGATGCAGTCTTTTGTCCAACGTTCACGTTTTTTGCTACTGCTGAAGTTGTGGCGTATGAAGGCGCAACGCCTGTTTTTGTGGATTCAAACGAAGATACGTTTAACATCTGTCCAATTGATTTGGAAAAGCAAATTCAAAAAGTGATTGCCGAAGGTAAGCTAACCCCAAAAGCTATAATAGCGGTAGATTTATTTGGTCTTCCTGCTAATTACCCAGAAATTCAACGCATCGCTACGCAATATGGCCTCAAGCTAATTGAAGACGCAGACGCAAGGTTTTGGTGGTGA
- a CDS encoding putative capsular polysaccharide synthesis family protein yields MKRLNRLVALYRRVSHPDTIFIYQMGKVGSTSLEHSIPHAMHVHAFYSGNHTCPIRQQGLAGNGLRYFFKRTMQELEYCVMRWAFRKRAKTKIVTLVREPLKRNISMFFHDLDSYLFAYYTGFGQVNSAPKTTREQHVDVLKACFLETFPHTYPLHWFDNEFYRMTGIDIFAHPFDKQKGQGVVQSEKYEVLVLNMNKLSENTELLSEFTGVNVDLCNSNVGDNKWYAELYSRFNADDPAFATLKQQFTDSKYFKHFY; encoded by the coding sequence ATGAAACGCTTAAATCGGTTGGTCGCATTGTACCGACGCGTGAGTCACCCTGATACCATTTTTATTTATCAAATGGGTAAGGTGGGGTCAACCTCGTTAGAGCACTCTATTCCGCACGCAATGCACGTTCATGCTTTTTATTCAGGTAATCATACGTGTCCAATTCGGCAGCAGGGGCTTGCAGGTAATGGGTTGCGTTACTTCTTTAAACGCACAATGCAAGAACTTGAGTATTGCGTAATGCGTTGGGCGTTTAGAAAACGTGCTAAAACAAAAATAGTAACCTTGGTTCGAGAGCCATTAAAACGTAATATATCGATGTTTTTTCACGATTTGGATAGCTATTTATTTGCCTATTACACTGGGTTTGGGCAAGTTAACTCAGCACCAAAAACAACGCGAGAGCAACATGTAGATGTACTTAAAGCGTGTTTTTTAGAAACGTTCCCGCACACATATCCATTGCATTGGTTTGATAACGAGTTCTATCGCATGACGGGCATTGATATTTTTGCACACCCTTTTGATAAGCAAAAAGGTCAAGGCGTAGTGCAGTCTGAAAAATACGAGGTTTTAGTGCTAAACATGAACAAATTATCTGAGAACACCGAGTTGCTTAGTGAGTTTACTGGTGTGAATGTTGATCTTTGCAACAGTAATGTTGGCGATAATAAATGGTATGCGGAACTCTATAGTCGTTTTAACGCTGACGACCCTGCCTTTGCGACACTCAAGCAGCAATTTACTGACAGCAAGTACTTTAAGCACTTTTACTAA
- a CDS encoding glycosyltransferase family 2 protein, translating into MKISVIIPLYNKASYIRRTLESIFAQTVPVFEIIVIDDGSTDNGVEIVESGYVNDVKLLRHDSNQGVSTARNTGIKAASGDFIAFLDADDYWQPQHVSVLYQLRQKYPQANVLCAGYEFYDGLSHRAFRNMHLPKDRGVIDDYFKACCHADLPITASSVCVAKTSLDAIGLFPVDIALGEDQIVWAKLACSETVAFDASLTVVYDLSASRGKEFLKDKTLPSPHTQILTTMLESGAVPDGLHRSLEYLLHLTILNCVKRNLQTGNKKYAFELLRKHELLCWDKYRVLAFVCLMLPTALLNKVFSYARNFR; encoded by the coding sequence ATGAAGATATCGGTTATTATTCCACTTTATAACAAAGCGAGCTATATCAGGCGCACCTTAGAATCTATATTTGCACAAACTGTGCCTGTATTTGAGATTATCGTCATCGATGATGGCTCGACCGATAATGGTGTAGAAATTGTAGAATCAGGGTATGTGAACGATGTTAAATTGCTCCGTCATGATTCTAATCAGGGTGTATCAACCGCAAGAAATACAGGCATTAAGGCGGCAAGTGGTGATTTTATTGCTTTTCTTGATGCAGACGATTACTGGCAGCCCCAGCATGTATCGGTTTTGTATCAGTTAAGACAGAAATATCCGCAAGCGAACGTGTTGTGCGCGGGTTATGAATTCTATGATGGCCTGTCACATCGAGCGTTTCGTAATATGCATTTGCCAAAAGATAGAGGTGTGATCGACGACTACTTTAAAGCTTGTTGTCATGCAGACTTACCTATCACCGCCTCATCGGTGTGTGTAGCTAAAACTAGTTTGGATGCGATAGGTTTGTTTCCGGTCGATATTGCCTTAGGTGAGGATCAAATTGTTTGGGCCAAGTTAGCCTGCTCTGAAACAGTGGCTTTCGATGCGTCATTAACTGTTGTTTATGACTTAAGTGCCTCTCGAGGCAAAGAGTTCCTGAAGGATAAAACGCTTCCATCCCCGCATACACAAATATTGACAACAATGCTTGAGTCAGGTGCCGTTCCGGATGGATTGCACAGAAGTTTAGAGTATTTGTTGCATTTGACTATTTTAAATTGTGTAAAGCGTAATCTTCAGACTGGAAACAAAAAATATGCCTTCGAATTGCTTCGCAAGCATGAGTTACTTTGTTGGGACAAATATCGTGTGTTAGCATTTGTCTGTTTGATGCTACCAACGGCTCTATTAAATAAGGTCTTTTCGTATGCTCGTAATTTTAGATAA